From Labrus bergylta chromosome 22, fLabBer1.1, whole genome shotgun sequence, one genomic window encodes:
- the LOC114921716 gene encoding uncharacterized protein, with protein sequence MQSTLYCFGLVGVVLLTLATPTLAFSRGASKASCHEMVPGHIRAQPQDPQHSHVTLRTSASSYLPGQLVTVTVRSSRNFMGFLLQARSVEGAGFRADVRPKVGVRYTRLGQVLDGGSWALMPPSTHVLRCFSEGDTLTHSDKQLKRNLSFVWKAPDAPIGDVKFYITVVQSYFVYWAGIESKVVRDGSRSPWNGSSVTGMDGGNLNFAQQEEEVTTLPALQVHGTSNNQTNETTSPATTLWPPTLTTNNKSEEPITEATQPVLEIKFPVTLASLRVDHPTNQEITENNIALTSASLQNANKDSDTDIYASSGSLSRVTEKAGTNTERPVTTLGLSTTTKRRTLSFKSKEGLREALLPDLEIKSSATLAYLGVDHLTNTEANERSTPKNLGLLGKLSTESETGTYASESLSGVTEEAETDEGSPVTTLGPYYPSSNSQDKRIVVTSPVFEINNSATSATLRVDLLTNQAVNERKTPMYLGSLLNSSKGIAPDPFSTSGSLSSVTKETGTDTGNFITQTDDPKNSLFPFNHLSFTATLSSAEGGGMEGTTTSLPNNTEQNSTNPLPNASPTPLKNGDIERQGTYLNDPTEPTVTKTKDTVFNLQTNTTVKPFTNYNFHVSNPPRSTSQNPTKAIKDKTSSVKFKTQSTSSQPSRINISETIIDQTRYEMRNQSMPQHQNIFVFNSETSSANPFRQDQTSTSKPLLQTQTGTSQNISYYKALTNTILQSKFPSFQSTLRVHTTESFTQGKTHQFFPNKNLNAQSPFEPVSNASNHQSESSPSVSEITQSQTNPPHIQSETSTPLNSTPELQPLSSFPHAVPQTNPTPTKGQADISETDQSQSDKTHKALSISPQLLSQPNSPTGALKVPTKEWTQTPSSVTPQPFMSRIDPTFTIGESENVKDPQSKTKIKTMSSIFASNSPNNPFPVSVSTHPSPNTPGSTQRSPQSSPTQEYILPSPSSTAMQNQPKTAPSLFAPPSPSPISIPPHLTSVQPSSPSSMPSSFSTSAIPSSNTANNPSPIADLTASASNTGLTFSSSSSSTISPDISSSSAIGSLHSSISPSSSTLTTSLSTASFLGFPPSSNSSATPSSLGSAQTTTPHPEPSPAPQRSLASTSTPVPSQHLTLGKKLRIQNHISSSYSDPNLNQPTSRTVVHPNPEPHPNQDPNVKQNFGRKLKPNIPKADTRPKVPLNPSIAPGKEGKYPDIIPRHTAWELGMLLGCSAGLGMVLVVGVRYIYRQACGKRTEVSFNDREREYSRGERGLIHVQECGDLVRVQRIRDNSFVLLAEYDLLASPGD encoded by the exons ATGCAGTCCACCCTCTACTGTTTCGGGTTGGTTGGTGTGGTCTTACTCACATTGGCTACGCCCACACTGGCGTTCTCCCGCGGTGCTAGCAAAGCCTCCTGCCATGAAATGGTTCCAGGCCACATCCGCGCTCAACCTCAGGACCCGCAGCACAGCCACGTCACCCTGCGCACATCTGCCTCTTCTTACCTGCCTGGACAGCTAGTAACAG TAACTGTCCGAAGCTCTCGAAACTTCATGGGTTTCCTGCTCCAGGCTCGCAGTGTGGAGGGTGCCGGGTTCAGAGCTGATGTCCGGCCAAAGGTTGGGGTCAGGTATACAAGATTGGGCCAGGTGCTGGATGGTGGTTCCTGGGCCCTCATGCCCCCTAGCACACACGTGCTTCGCTGCTTCTCTGAGGGTGACACCCTTACTCATTCTGacaaacagctgaagagaaacctcTCGTTTGTTTGGAAGGCTCCAGATGCACCCATTGGAGATGTAAAATTCTA TATCACAGTGGTGCAGTCTTACTTTGTATACTGGGCGGGAATTGAGTCTAAAGTGGTGCGTGATGGGAGCCGTAGTCCTTGGAATGGAAGTAGCGTCACAGGAATGGACGGAGGGAATTTAAATTTTGcacagcaggaagaagaagtTACTACTCTGCCAG CTCTCCAAGTCCATGGAACatcaaacaaccaaacaaatgaGACAACCAGCCCTGCTACTACCCTATGGCCCCCCACATTAACAACCAATAACAAATCTGAGGAACCAATAACAGAGGCAACTCAGCCAGTCTTGGAGATTAAATTTCCTGTAACTTTGGCGTCACTACGAGTTGACCATCCCACAAATCAGGAGATCACTGAAAACAACATCGCTTTGACTTCTGCATCTCttcaaaatgcaaacaaagacAGTGACACTGACATCTATGCATCTTCAGGATCCCTCTCAAGAGTGACTGAAAAGGCAGGTACTAACACAGAAAGGCCTGTTACTACCTTAGGGTTATCCAcgacaacaaaaagaagaaccCTAAGTTTTAAATCTAAGGAAGGACTTAGAGAAGCCCTTCTTCCGGACCTGGAGATAAAAAGTTCTGCTACTTTGGCATACCTTGGTGTTGATCACCTCACAAATACAGAAGCTAATGAAAGGAGCACACCTAAGAATTTAGGATTACTTGGAAAACTAAGCACAGAAAGCGAGACTGGCACATATGCTTCAGAATCCCTTTCAGGTGTGACTGAGGAGGCAGAGACTGACGAAGGAAGCCCTGTTACTACCCTAGGGCCTTACTACCCTAGCAGCAATTCACAGGACAAACGTATAGTTGTCACTAGTCCAGTCTTTGAGATTAACAATTCAGCAACTTCAGCAACACTTAGAGTTGACTTGTTGACAAATCAGGCTGTCAATGAAAGGAAAACCCCCATGTACTTAGGATCTCTTCTAAATTCCAGCAAAGGAATTGCTCCTGACCCCTTTTCAACATCAGGATCACTCTCAAGTGTGACTAAAGAGACAGGCACTGACACAGGAAACTTTATTACTCAGACTGATGACCCCAAGAATTCTCTATTCCCATTCAACCACCTTTCATTCACAGCCACTTTATCCTCAGCTGAGGGTGGAGGGATGGAAGGTACGACCACATCTTTGCccaacaacacagaacaaaatTCAACCAACCCTCTCCCAAATGCTTCCCCCACCCCACTTAAGAATGGTGATATTGAAAGACAAGGGACATACTTAAATGATCCAACAGAGCCAACTGTTACTAAAACAAAAGATACAGTATTTAATCTTCAGACCAACACCACAGTTAAACCTTTTACCAATTATAACTTTCACGTCTCAAATCCTCCAAGATCAACATCCCAGAATCCAACAAAAGCAATCAAAGACAAAACTAGCTCAGTTAAATTCAAGACCCAGAGTACTTCCTCTCAGCCCTCAAGGATCAACATATCTGAGACTATTATAGATCAAACTAGGTATGAAATGCGTAACCAATCCATGCCCCAGCACcaaaacatttttgtgtttaactcTGAGACTTCTTCAGCCAACCCTTTTCGTCAGGATCAAACTTCTACATCCAAACCTCTTCTCCAAACCCAAACTGGTACCAGTCAAAACATTTCCTACTACAAGGCATTAACTAACACTATTCTCCAATCAAAATTTCCTTCCTTTCAGTCCACTCTCCGGGTCCACACAACAGAATCTTTTACCCAAGGGAAAACTCACCAGTTCTTTCCCAACAAAAACCTGAATGCTCAATCCCCCTTCGAGCCTGTGAGTAATGCATCCAATCATCAATCTGAAAGTAGCCCATCTGTATCCGAAATTACCCAAAGCCAAACCAATCCACCTCACATTCAGTCTGAAACAAGTACACCTCTAAACAGCACTCCTGAACTTCAACCTTTGAGCAGTTTTCCTCATGCTGTTCCCCAAACAAACCCAACTCCAACCAAGGGTCAAGCTGACATTTCTGAGACAGACCAGTCCCAAtcagacaaaacacacaaagctttAAGTATCTCCCCACAACTATTGTCCCAGCCCAATTCTCCAACGGGTGCACTGAAAGTACCTACCAAAGAGTGGACCCAAACTCCATCCTCTGTAACTCCTCAGCCCTTTATGTCAAGGATTGACCCAACCTTCACAATCGGTGAGAGTGAAAACGTCAAAGATCCTCAGTCTAAGACAAAGATCAAAACCATGAGTTCAATCTTTGCCTCTAATTCCCCAAACAATCCTTTTCCAGTTTCAGTGTCTACCCACCCTAGTCCCAATACTCCTGGTTCAACCCAGAGATCCCCACAATCTTCTCCCACCCAAGAATATATCTTACCTTCTCCCTCTTCAACTGCAATGCAAAACCAACCAAAAACAGCTCCTTCCCTTTTTGCCCCCCCATCTCCTTCTCCAATCTCCATTCCTCCCCATTTGACCTCTGTGCaaccttcctctccttcttctatGCCATCCTCTTTCAGTACGTCTGCTATACCTTCCTCAAATACCGCCAATAATCCATCACCTATAGCAGATTTAACTGCCTCTGCCTCAAACACAGGTTTGAccttttcatcttcttcttcttccaccatCTCCCCAGACATATCCTCTTCCTCTGCCATTGGATCATTACATTCCTCcatttctccttcttcctcaACCCTGACTACTTCTCTATCAACAGCTTCTTTTCTGGGTTTCCCACCTTCCTCCAACTCATCTGCAACCCCATCTTCTTTAGGATCTGCCCAGACTACCACCCCTCACCCAGAACCTTCTCCAGCTCCCCAACGCTCCCTCGCGTCAACCTCCACCCCTGTGCCTTCTCAACATCTCACCCTAGGCAAGAAGTTACGAATCCAGAACCATATTTCATCATCTTATTCTGATCCCAATCTCAACCAACCAACCTCTAGAACGGTGGTACACCCAAATCCTGAACCCCATCCAAACCAGGATCCAAATGTCAAACAAAATTTTGGCCGCAAGTTGAAACCAAACATTCCCAAAGCCGATACCAGACCAAAAGTCCCCTTGAATCCCTCTATTGCTCCAGGAAAGGAGGGGAAGTATCCAGACATTATACCCAGACACACTGCCTGGGAATTGGGCATGCTTCTGGGCTGCTCAGCTGGCTTGGGAATGGTCCTTGTGGTTGGGGTAAGGTACATATACCGTCAGGCCTGTGGTAAACGGACAGAGGTGTCATTTAacgacagggagagagagtatagtagaggagagagaggcctGATCCATGTCCAGGAGTGTGGAGATTTGGTGAGAGTTCAGAGAATCAGAGACAACAGTTTTGTTCTTCTGGCAGAGTATGATTTATTGGCCTCGCCTGGAGACTGA